In Fimbriiglobus ruber, a genomic segment contains:
- the metK gene encoding methionine adenosyltransferase, with product MSADRYLFTSESVSMGHPDKVADQISDAILDFCLSHDRMSRVACETLVTTDHCTVAGEITTKAPLTRVNVDKLVRDAITEIGYTDPRIGFAAETCQVNCLIHAQSPDISVGVDTGGAGDQGMMFGFACDETRTLMPLPIYLSHRLVENHAAMRRDGRLKWLRPDAKSQVTVEYNADGSPHRITTVVLSTQHDETVLEADKKRMTDAARKEIVEKLVLPTLQAERADLLKGDITYHINPTGIFLEGGPHGDCGLTGRKIIVDTYGGRGRHGGGAFSGKDPTKVDRSAAYMARYIAKNIVAARLAKQCEVQLSYAIGYPDPLSVWVSTFGTVAPGVTEHKLIGLIRDHFKLTPKGIIETLDLRRPIYRETARHGHFGRERPEFTWEKTDKAEALRKAAGV from the coding sequence GTGAGTGCCGACCGATACCTGTTCACGAGCGAATCCGTCTCCATGGGGCACCCGGACAAGGTGGCCGACCAGATCAGCGACGCGATCCTCGACTTCTGCCTATCGCACGACCGCATGAGCCGGGTCGCGTGCGAGACGCTGGTGACGACCGACCACTGCACGGTGGCCGGCGAGATCACCACGAAAGCCCCGCTGACCCGCGTGAACGTGGACAAACTGGTCCGCGACGCGATCACCGAGATCGGCTATACCGACCCCCGGATCGGCTTCGCGGCCGAGACCTGCCAGGTGAACTGCCTGATCCACGCCCAGTCGCCGGACATCTCGGTCGGCGTGGACACCGGCGGCGCCGGCGACCAGGGGATGATGTTCGGCTTCGCCTGCGACGAGACGCGGACGCTCATGCCGCTGCCGATCTACCTCTCCCACCGGTTGGTCGAGAACCACGCGGCCATGCGGCGGGACGGCCGGCTCAAGTGGCTGCGGCCGGACGCCAAGAGTCAAGTCACCGTCGAGTACAACGCGGACGGCAGCCCGCACCGGATCACCACCGTCGTCCTCAGCACCCAGCACGACGAGACCGTGCTGGAAGCGGACAAGAAGCGGATGACGGACGCGGCCCGGAAAGAAATCGTCGAGAAACTCGTTCTCCCGACGCTCCAGGCCGAGCGAGCCGACCTGCTCAAGGGCGACATCACCTACCACATCAACCCGACCGGCATCTTCCTCGAAGGCGGCCCCCACGGCGACTGCGGCTTGACCGGCCGGAAGATCATCGTGGACACCTACGGCGGCCGCGGCCGGCACGGCGGCGGGGCGTTCAGCGGCAAGGACCCGACCAAGGTCGACCGCTCGGCCGCGTACATGGCCCGGTACATCGCGAAGAACATCGTCGCGGCCCGGCTGGCCAAGCAGTGCGAAGTCCAACTCAGCTACGCGATCGGCTACCCGGACCCGCTCTCCGTCTGGGTAAGCACCTTCGGCACGGTCGCCCCCGGCGTCACCGAACACAAGCTCATTGGCCTGATCCGCGACCATTTCAAGCTGACCCCGAAGGGGATCATCGAGACCCTCGACTTGCGCCGCCCGATCTACCGGGAGACCGCCCGGCACGGCCACTTCGGCCGCGAGCGGCCGGAGTTCACCTGGGAAAAGACCGACAAGGCCGAAGCGCTGCGGAAGGCCGCGGGCGTCTGA
- a CDS encoding Gfo/Idh/MocA family protein, with the protein MSTTDRRDFLKTGAVAGAAAAAVSLIPTAVHAAGNDVIKVGLIGCGGRGSGAIHDSLEADKSTQLFAVADFFEDRAKGAVSNLQKKQADRVNVGERVFHGLNGYKQLLESGVDLVILATPPGFRPVHLEAAVKANKHIFCEKPVAVDGPGIKKCLELVEESKKNGKAVVAGTQRRHQAGYIETIKQIKDGAIGDIVSARCAWNNNGIWFNARNGSEADVAYQIRNWYHYLWLCGDHIVEQHVHNLDVINWVMGAHPVKAVALGGRGFGRKSGAPEEVGNIWDHFAVEFEYPNGVPLYSYCAHVPGIVSDVSETVYGSKGRSHVNRYSIGKKRVFEGTEINPYVQEHIDLIQSIKAGKPLNELQSVTESTMTAILGRTAAYSGQVVTWDQMLKSTNSTMPDGLTEQTALKVPPVPVPGKYKV; encoded by the coding sequence ATGTCGACCACCGACCGCCGTGATTTCCTCAAGACCGGCGCCGTCGCCGGCGCGGCCGCCGCGGCCGTTTCCTTGATCCCGACGGCCGTCCACGCCGCCGGCAACGACGTCATCAAAGTCGGCCTGATCGGCTGCGGCGGCCGCGGCAGCGGCGCCATCCACGACAGCCTGGAAGCCGACAAGTCGACCCAACTCTTCGCCGTCGCGGACTTCTTCGAAGACCGGGCCAAGGGCGCGGTGAGCAACCTCCAGAAGAAGCAAGCCGACCGCGTCAACGTCGGCGAACGCGTCTTCCACGGACTCAACGGGTACAAGCAACTGCTCGAGTCCGGCGTCGACCTGGTGATCCTGGCCACCCCGCCCGGCTTCCGCCCGGTCCACCTGGAAGCGGCCGTGAAGGCCAACAAGCACATCTTCTGTGAAAAGCCGGTCGCCGTGGACGGCCCGGGCATCAAGAAGTGCCTGGAACTGGTCGAGGAGTCCAAGAAGAACGGCAAGGCGGTCGTCGCCGGCACCCAGCGCCGCCACCAGGCCGGGTACATCGAAACCATCAAGCAGATCAAGGACGGGGCGATCGGCGACATCGTCTCCGCCCGCTGCGCCTGGAACAACAACGGCATCTGGTTCAACGCCCGGAACGGGAGCGAAGCCGACGTCGCGTACCAAATCCGGAACTGGTACCACTACCTGTGGCTGTGCGGCGACCACATCGTCGAACAACACGTCCACAACCTGGACGTGATCAACTGGGTCATGGGCGCCCACCCGGTCAAGGCGGTCGCGCTCGGCGGCCGCGGATTCGGCCGCAAGTCCGGCGCCCCGGAAGAAGTCGGGAACATCTGGGACCACTTCGCGGTCGAGTTCGAATACCCGAACGGCGTCCCCCTGTACAGCTACTGCGCCCACGTCCCGGGCATCGTCTCGGACGTGTCCGAGACCGTGTACGGCAGCAAGGGCCGGTCGCACGTCAACCGGTACTCGATCGGCAAGAAGCGGGTGTTCGAAGGCACCGAGATCAACCCGTACGTGCAAGAGCACATCGACCTGATCCAGAGCATCAAGGCCGGCAAGCCGCTCAACGAGCTGCAGTCCGTGACCGAGAGCACCATGACCGCGATCCTCGGCCGGACGGCCGCCTACTCGGGCCAGGTCGTCACCTGGGACCAGATGCTGAAGTCGACGAACAGCACGATGCCCGACGGGTTGACCGAGCAAACGGCCCTCAAGGTTCCGCCGGTCCCCGTCCCCGGCAAGTATAAGGTGTAA